One Nicotiana sylvestris chromosome 12, ASM39365v2, whole genome shotgun sequence genomic window carries:
- the LOC104237997 gene encoding protein RER1B-like, giving the protein MEGVGDGGASAAAALNQRRLELSKLFQYYLDKTTPHALYRWIGTVGLALLYALRVYYVQGFYVVTYGLGIYILNLLIGFLSPLVDPELEPSDGAMLPTKGSDEFKPFIRRLPEFKFWYAITKAFCVAFVMTFFSIFDVPVFWPILLCYWVVLFILTMRRQITHMIRYKYIPFNLGKQKYSGKRPSGSGSSTRD; this is encoded by the exons ATGGAGGGTGTTGGAGATGGTGGTGCATCAGCAGCTGCAGCATTGAACCAACGGAGGCTTGAACTTTCAAAACTTTTCCAGTACTACTTAGATAAAACCACTCCTCATGCACTCTATAGGTGGATTGGAACTGTTGGCCTAGCATTGCTTTATGCTCTTCGGGTTTATTATGTTCAAGGATTCTACGTTGTTACATATGGTTTGGGCATCTACATACTCAATCTGCTGATTGGTTTCCTATCACCTCTTGTTGATCCTGAGCTGGAACCTTCTGATGGGGCTATGTTGCCAACTAAAGGTTCAGATGAGTTCAAGCCTTTTATTCGTCGTCTTCCGGAGTTCAAATTCTG gTATGCCATAACAAAGGCTTTCTGTGTGGCATTTGTCATGACTTTCTTCTCCATATTTGATGTTCCTGTATTCTGGCCTATACTGTTGTGCTATTGGGTTGTCCTTTTCATCCTTACAATGAGGCGGCAAATTACGCACATGATCAGATACAAATACATCCCATTCAACCTTGGAAAGCAG AAGTACTCAGGGAAAAGGCCATCAGGAAGTGGCAGCAGCACAAGGGATTGA